In a genomic window of Punica granatum isolate Tunisia-2019 chromosome 6, ASM765513v2, whole genome shotgun sequence:
- the LOC116211350 gene encoding STS14 protein isoform X2 — MARLVLLSLVLLLATCHGSAHAIRPVATQPRATPAAFPPNASQEFLEAHNDARSGVGVGPLKWSQALANLTSLLVRYQRDKMGCQFANLTAGKYGGNQLLASGQAVAPRAAVEEWVKEKSFYNHADNSCAPNRQCGVYTQVVWRNSMELGCAQATCPKDQTSLTICFYNPPGNVVGERPY; from the exons ATGGCTCGGCTAGTCTTGCTATCTCTTGTCCTTCTTCTAGCTACTTGCCACGGCTCCGCCCATGCCATAAGGCCGGTGGCCACCCAACCGCGGGCAACCCCGGCGGCGTTTCCGCCCAACGCTAGCCAGGAATTCCTCGAGGCGCATAATGATGCCAGGTCCGGGGTGGGGGTGGGCCCTCTCAAGTGGAGCCAGGCGCTGGCCAACCTCACGAGCCTGCTGGTGAGGTACCAGCGGGACAAGATGGGCTGCCAGTTCGCCAACCTGACGGCGGGGAAGTACGGAGGCAACCAGCTGTTGGCCAGTGGGCAGGCGGTGGCCCCACGCGCCGCCGTGGAGGAGTGGGTCAAGGAGAAGAGCTTCTACAACCACGCCGACAACTCTTGTGCTCCCAATCGCCAGTGCGGTGTCTACACACAG GTTGTGTGGAGGAATAGCATGGAGTTGGGCTGCGCTCAAGCAACATGCCCAAAGGACCAGACTAGTTTAACTATATGTTTCTATAATCCCCCCGGCAATGTCGTTGGGGAGAGGCCGTATTAA
- the LOC116211350 gene encoding STS14 protein isoform X1 — protein MARLVLLSLVLLLATCHGSAHAIRPVATQPRATPAAFPPNASQEFLEAHNDARSGVGVGPLKWSQALANLTSLLVRYQRDKMGCQFANLTAGKYGGNQLLASGQAVAPRAAVEEWVKEKSFYNHADNSCAPNRQCGVYTQASWTAANPQEEVLATSSLRLVVACKAANPVVWRNSMELGCAQATCPKDQTSLTICFYNPPGNVVGERPY, from the exons ATGGCTCGGCTAGTCTTGCTATCTCTTGTCCTTCTTCTAGCTACTTGCCACGGCTCCGCCCATGCCATAAGGCCGGTGGCCACCCAACCGCGGGCAACCCCGGCGGCGTTTCCGCCCAACGCTAGCCAGGAATTCCTCGAGGCGCATAATGATGCCAGGTCCGGGGTGGGGGTGGGCCCTCTCAAGTGGAGCCAGGCGCTGGCCAACCTCACGAGCCTGCTGGTGAGGTACCAGCGGGACAAGATGGGCTGCCAGTTCGCCAACCTGACGGCGGGGAAGTACGGAGGCAACCAGCTGTTGGCCAGTGGGCAGGCGGTGGCCCCACGCGCCGCCGTGGAGGAGTGGGTCAAGGAGAAGAGCTTCTACAACCACGCCGACAACTCTTGTGCTCCCAATCGCCAGTGCGGTGTCTACACACAG GCATCGTGGACGGCTGCCAACCCACAGGAAGAAGTCCTCGCGACCTCATCCCTGAGGCTGGTGGTTGCCTGCAAGGCAGCCAACCCG GTTGTGTGGAGGAATAGCATGGAGTTGGGCTGCGCTCAAGCAACATGCCCAAAGGACCAGACTAGTTTAACTATATGTTTCTATAATCCCCCCGGCAATGTCGTTGGGGAGAGGCCGTATTAA